In Silene latifolia isolate original U9 population chromosome X, ASM4854445v1, whole genome shotgun sequence, the following proteins share a genomic window:
- the LOC141620971 gene encoding putative F-box protein At4g38870, with product MTTATGNAVEKPPHDHCYPTSSSNLSRNTPYLPIEVIFNILIFIPGNALFHVMRYVCKQWYDIIRDPDFIKLNCLMSTPGFLIQETDCPHSDHNHVIHIDADTPTLNDATEIQIPSHTAVVSCFNGLVLLINSSNREIFHVANPMTKENISLPPVEGMSTAGIAVDSTGCYKVVCVSGASPYYDDQVKLSVFTIGINKAWRFIDLQGIQHVNDEMRYAMSYLLWIKMSFIIRDMAANYWRRKVTRDAYVACDNWKERGERDC from the coding sequence ATGACAACCGCAACCGGAAACGCAGTTGAAAAGCCTCCTCATGATCATTGTTATCCAACTTCCTCCTCGAACCTTTCTCGTAACACACCATATCTTCCAATAGAGGTAATATTTAACATCCTAATATTTATTCCTGGTAATGCCCTTTTTCACGTTATGAGATACGTGTGCAAGCAGTGGTACGATATAATTCGCGATCCTGATTTCATTAAACTAAATTGTCTAATGTCTACTCCCGGTTTCCTCATTCAAGAGACCGATTGCCCACATAGCGATCATAATCATGTGATTCATATCGATGCTGACACGCCTACACTGAATGATGCTACAGAAATCCAAATTCCTTCCCATACTGCAGTAGTTTCCTGTTTTAATGGGTTAGTCTTGCTTATAAATTCGTCGAACAGAGAAATATTTCATGTGGCGAATCCTATGACTAAAGAAAACATTAGTCTGCCTCCTGTAGAGGGTATGAGTACCGCGGGAATAGCAGTTGATTCAACTGGTTGTTATAAAGTAGTGTGTGTTTCTGGTGCATCCCCCTACTACGATGACCAAGTGAAATTGAGCGTATTTACTATAGGCATCAATAAAGCTTGGAGATTTATCGATCTTCAGGGTATACAGCACGTTAACGACGAAATGAGGTATGCAATGTCGTATTTGTTatggataaaaatgtcatttattATCCGTGACATGGCAGCGAAT